In the Setaria italica strain Yugu1 chromosome VI, Setaria_italica_v2.0, whole genome shotgun sequence genome, one interval contains:
- the LOC101782872 gene encoding 40S ribosomal protein S13, whose product MGRMHSRGKGISSSALPYKRTPPTWLKPATSDVEEMITKAAKKGQMPSQIGVLLRDQHGIPLVKSVTGSKILRILKAHGLAPEIPEDLYFLIKKAVAIRKHLERNRKDKDSKFRLILVESRIHRLARYYKRTKKLPPTWKYESTTASTLVA is encoded by the exons ATGGGGCGTATGCACAGCCGCGG GAAGGGTATCTCGTCGTCGGCGCTGCCGTACAAGAGGACCCCGCCGACCTGGCTCAAACCCGCCACCTCCGAT GTGGAGGAGATGATCACGAAGGCGGCGAAGAAGGGTCAGATGCCGTCGCAGATCGGCGTCCTGCTCCGTGACCAGCACGGTATTCCCCTTGTCAAGAGCGTCACCGGCAGCAAGATCCTCCGCATCCTCAAGGCCCATG GGCTGGCTCCGGAAATCCCAGAGGACCTGTACTTCCTCATCAAGAAGGCGGTGGCGATTAGGAAGCATCTGGAGAGGAACAGGAAGGACAAGGACTCCAAATTCAGGCTTATCCTTGTTGAGAGCAGGATCCACCGCCTCGCTCGCTACTACAAGCGCACCAAGAAGCTCCCGCCCACCTGGAAGTA TGAGTCCACCACCGCAAGCACTCTGGTGGCCTAA
- the LOC101783682 gene encoding kinesin-like protein KIN-1, which translates to MSNVTVCVRFRPLSHKERKANADNVCFRKLDSESFVFKDEREDDVVFSFDKVFYEDAQQSDVYNFLAVPIVSDAINGINGTIITYGQTGAGKTYSMEGPSILHCNEQKTGLVQRVVDELFICLRSSAGTWTVKLSMVEIYLEKVRDLLDLSKDNLQIKESKTQGIYIAGATEISILNSSDALENLSQGIANRAVGETQMNLASSRSHCLYIFSVQHGSTSDERVKMGKIILVDLAGSEKVEKTGAEGRVLDEAKTINKSLSALGNVINALTTGKQNHVPFRDSKLTRILQDALGGNSRAALLCCCSPSPSNAPESLSTLRFGTRTKLIKASPKSIPEVADNVKKPILGTNDQDDLRDRILSKLRLSLKEEDVDLLEELFLQEGIIFDPNSITDVDSACQDTASEEISLLMQAVEELKGTVEELTDENEKLRRELDVAREIAAQAQLAAAAAGAEARSRTLLDFVPAPLLLPFGFVPD; encoded by the exons ATGTCGAATGTGACCGTGTGCGTGCGGTTCAGACCGCTGAGTCACAAGGAGAGGAAGGCTAATGCTGACAATGTATGCTTCAGGAAACTGGACTCCGAGTCTTTTGTGTTCAAG GATGAGAGGGAAGACGATGTTGTATTCAGCTTTGACAAGGTGTTCTATGAAGATGCGCAACAGTCTGATGTCTACAACTTCCTTGCAGTGCCCATTGTTTCAG ATGCCATCAACGGAATAAATGGGACTATAATTACTTATGGTCAG ACTGGGGCTGGAAAGACATATAGCATGGAG GGGCCAAGCATCTTGCACTGCAATGAGCAGAAAACTGGACTAGTACAGCGAGTTGTGGATGAGCTATTTATATGTTTAAGATCATCAGCAGGCACGTGGACTGTGAAGTTGTCAATG GTGGAGATATATTTGGAAAAAGTGAG GGACCTTCTTGACTTGTCAAAAGACAACCTACAGATCAAGGAGAGTAAAACCCAAGGGATATACATTGCTGGTGCAACAGAG ATATCTATCTTGAACAGTTCGGATGCATTAGAGAACCTTTCT CAAGGTATCGCCAACAGAGCTGTTGGGGAAACAC AAATGAATCTGGCTAGCAGTAGAAGTCACTGCTTATACATTTTCTCAGTACAACACGGATCCACTTCAGATGAGAG GGTAAAAATGGGGAAGATTATTCTTGTCGACTTGGCTGGTTCTGAGAAAGTTGAGAAAACTGGTGCTGAAGGACGGGTTCTTGATGAGGCAAAAACAATCAACAAATCCCTCTCAGCTCTAGGAAATGTCATCAATGCCCTAACGACTG GTAAACAGAACCATGTGCCTTTCCGTGACTCAAAGCTTACACGCATTCTCCAAGATGCATTG GGTGGCAACTCAAGAGCAGCGTTGTTGTGCTGCTGTTCTCCTAGCCCATCAAATGCACCAGAGAGTCTGTCTACGCTTCGTTTCGGAACCAG GACAAAGCTCATAAAGGCTTCTCCCAAATCTATTCCTGAGGTTGCGGACAATGTCAAGAAGCCCATCCTTGGGACCAATGATCAAGATGATCTGCGTGATAGGATACTAAGCAAG CTAAGGTTGAGCCTGAAGGAGGAAGATGTAGACCTCCTGGAGGAATTGTTCCTGCAAGAAGGCATCATTTTCGATCCCAACTCCATCACGGACGTCGACTCGGCCTGCCAGGATACCGCGAGTGAGGAGATCTCGTTGCTGATGCAAGCCGTGGAAGAGCTCAAAGGAACCGTCGAAGAG CTCACCGACGAGAACGAGAAGCTGAGGCGGGAGCTCGACGTCGCGCGGGAGATCGCCGCTCAGGCccagcttgctgctgctgctgctggagcagaAGCCCGGAGCCGTACCCTGCTTGATTTCGTGCCGGCACCCCTCCTCCTGCCGTTTGGGTTTGTACCAGACTGA
- the LOC101783275 gene encoding 28 kDa ribonucleoprotein, chloroplastic, with product MATATASGSTYCCNTLLHLPRPTHFRRISPPPTHRLELSLSLSLAARFATCRAAAVESGTARFGSRARASSGPPPPPVFETVEEEEEEEERGWSDAEAEFSDGVEDEQEWAGGNGAARGEDLGADAGEDLSGWTRQWPRPRELFVCNLPRRCDVEDLLQLFRPHGTVLSVEVSRDTETGISRGTAFVTMRSLAEARTAINALDGFDLDGREIFVKLASDVISNRKNVNLTHITPTKDHIFESPHKIYVGNLAWSVQPQDLRELFTQCGTVVSTRLLTDRKGGRNRVYGFLSFSSAEELEAALKLDRTVFFGRDIVVKAAHVEVKAAHVERQSP from the exons ATGGCCACCGCTACCGCCTCGGGCTCCACCTACTGTTGCAacaccctcctccacctccccaggCCGACCCATTTCCGACGCATCTCGCCTCCTCCAACTCACCGTCTGGAgctctcgctctcgctctccCTCGCCGCGCGCTTCGCCACCTGCCGAGCCGCGGCCGTCGAGTCCGGGACCGCCCGTTTCGGCTCCAGGGCGAGAGCGAGCTCGggaccgccaccgccgccggttttcgagacggtggaggaggaggaggaggaggaggagcgtggGTGGTCGGACGCGGAGGCGGAGTTCAGTGACGGGGTGGAGGATGAGCAGGAGTGGGCGGGCGGCaacggcgcggcgcgcggggaggACCTGGGCGCGGACGCCGGCGAGGACCTGAGCGGCTGGACGCGGCAGTGGCCGCGCCCGCGGGAGCTCTTCGTGTGCAACCTCCCGCGCCGCTGCGACGTCGAGGACCTGCTCCAGCTCTTCAGGCCCCATGGCACCGTCCTCTCCGTCGAG GTTTCACGCGATACCGAGACGGGAATTAGCCGAGGAACTGCTTTTGTCACAATGCGTTCTCTAGCAGAAGCAAGAACAGCCATCAATGCCCTGGATGGATTT GACTTAGATGGGCGTGAAATTTTTGTAAAACTAGCATCTGATGTCATTTCCAATAGGAAAAACGTAAACCTGACTCATATAACGCCCACAAAGGACCACATCTTCGAAAGCCCACACAAGATATATGTTGGCAACCTTGCCTGGTCTGTTCAGCCTCAAGACTTGAGAGAGCTCTTTACCCAGTGTGGAACCGTTGTTAGTACAAGGCTGCTCACGGATCGCAAAGGAGGGAGAAACCGTGTGTATGGGTTCCTTTCGTTTTCCTCAGCTGAAGAGCTTGAGGCTGCCCTAAAGCTTGACAGAACG GTTTTTTTCGGACGGGATATCGTGGTCAAGGCAGCTCATGTAGAGGTCAAGGCAGCTCATGTAGAGCGTCAGTCGCCTTGA
- the LOC101784360 gene encoding beta-1,6-galactosyltransferase GALT31A: protein MKSAAALRPHKAPPARVPTRCVAALCAACFLLGVCVVNRYWPVPEHPGCPDKASSDHSRAALNQVSQTREVIMALDKTISDIEMRLAAARAAQAMSQGMSPSDSEEDQGSMRHRMSFVMGVFTTFANRKRRNSIRQTWMPQGDQLRRLEEKGVIIRFVIGRSENPNPDNEVDRAIDAEDKEYHDILRLNHVEGHGGLPMKIQMFLSTALTMWDADFYVKADDNVHVNIGITRSILARHRMKPRVYIGCMKSGPVVTKNDSKYYEPDHWKFGTEGNNYFRHATRQLYAVTRDLATYISANRHILHKYSNEDVSFGSWLIGLEVEHVDERSLCCGTPPDCEWKAQAGNPCAASFDWNCTGICNPVERMTEVHRRCWEGRGGTEGHAQF from the exons ATgaagtcggcggcggcgctgaggcCGCAcaaggcgccgccggcgcgcgtgcCCACGCGGTGCGTCGCCGCGCTCTGCGCCGCCTGCTTCCTCCTTGGCGTCTGCGTCGTCAACAG GTACTGGCCAGTTCCTGAGCACCCCGGTTGCCCGGACAAG GCAAGCTCTGACCACTCGAGGGCCGCGTTGAACCAAGTGTCACAGACTCGTGAAGTCATCAT GGCTTTGGATAAGACGATATCTGACATCGAGATGCGCCTGGCTGCTGCTAGAGCCGCCCAGGCGATGAGCCAGGGCATGTCGCCAAGTGATTCAGAGGAGGACCAGGGAAGCATGCGGCATAGGATGTCTTTTGTCATGGGCGTTTTCACCACTTTTGCTAACCGTAAGAGGAGGAACTCAATAAGGCAGACATGGATGCCGCAAG GTGATCAGCTACGGAGATTGGAAGAGAAGGGCGTTATTATCCGTTTTGTAATTGGACGCAG TGAAAATCCAAATCCTGACAATGAGGTGGACCGTGCAATTGATGCAGAAGATAAAGAATACCATGATATTTTGAGACTT AATCATGTGGAAGGCCATGGAGGGCTCCCTATGAAGATTCAGATGTTCCTTTCAACTGCCCTTACCATGTGGGATGCTGATTTCTATGTAAAAGCTGATGATAATGTCCATGTCAACATTG GTATCACCAGATCTATTTTGGCACGACACAGGATGAAACCTCGGGTGTACATTGGCTGCATGAAATCCGGACCTGTTGTTACTAAAAA TGACTCCAAGTATTACGAACCAGATCATTGGAAGTTTGGGACCGAGGGTAACAACTATTTTAGGCATGCAACGCGGCAACTGTATGCTGTTACCAGGGATTTAGCAACCTACATATCAGCAAACCG GCATATCCTGCACAAGTATTCAAATGAAGATGTATCATTTGGCTCTTGGTTGATTGGGTTGGAAGTCGAGCATGTTGATGAGAGAAGCCTTTGCTGTGGTACTCCTCCAG ACTGCGAATGGAAAGCGCAGGCCGGAAACCCGTGTGCGGCGTCCTTTGACTGGAATTGCACGGGCATCTGCAACCCGGTGGAGAGGATGACGGAGGTGCACCGGCGATGCTGGGAAGGCCGCGGCGGAACCGAAGGGCACGCACAGTTTTGA